From Anopheles coluzzii chromosome 3, AcolN3, whole genome shotgun sequence, the proteins below share one genomic window:
- the LOC120957839 gene encoding histidine decarboxylase isoform X1 produces MDFDEYRVRGKEMVDYIADYLQNIRERRVLPDVQPGYMRSLIPESAPLEGERWENIFADVERVIMPGITHWQSPHMHAYFPALNSFPSLLGDMLADAINCLGFTWASSPACTELESIVMNWLGKMIGLPDSFLHLPGTSMGGGVIQTTASEATLVCLLAGRTMAITRFHEHTPGLQDAEINARLVAYCSDQAHSSVEKAALIGLVRMRFIESDDQLSLRGDALREAIEEDIKQGLIPFWVCATLGTTGACAFDHLDEISEVCARYNIWLHVDAAYAGSAFICPEFRVWLKGIEKADSIAFNPSKWLMVHFDCTAMWLKNSGALHRTFNVAPLYLQHENSGLSIDYMHWQIPLSKRFRALKLWFVLRSFGTRGLQKHIREGVRLAQKFEALILADHRFEIPATRHLGMVVFRIKGENELTEKLLKRLNQRGHMHAVPASLKGRYVIRFTVTSTYTTNDDILSDWNEIRTVTTELLSDLNIQQVDKQRVSLKDTREKNEAFGSSLLLANSPMSPKIVNGSFAAIFDADEFLAKVYAGIRISNQDSPAMRRRVRGILMSGKQFSLDSRMDLVVHGIGPGEVRNGIESKAITEDLEEVWEACEQMELSDQENTPEDSNLHQQRHRSPSPQPPHFIEPLPILPVVGPSRGRSQSVDTGILRVRANAPDASWLLEREEALTRSEPCASTDSLTSAPSLTSPTPIPPPTPPPIIATPKVSCESQLDSIDENRPSENFPRSKRRCSDNSHLFSLTRPNVYPEKRQSEPAIRCAFYNRGFEMLCPPRPPPPKRVLSQNDLPRARHLRRQISTVSELNLTDPDDDWRRAKLLVPPFRYCIADESGHCIDFDTILPCPVASIDDEAILRDALRFEENFVERCEQICPEPDALCLETIEERVLDELTSSGGASGGGTSSDDEQQGEEVIYENVKHCRKCGHQRIKL; encoded by the exons ATGGATTTCGACGAATATCGAGTGCGAG gCAAGGAGATGGTGGACTACATCGCGGACTATCTGCAGAACATTCGCGAGCGGCGTGTCCTGCCGGACGTTCAGCCCGGGTACATGCGCAGCCTGATACCGGAGTCGGCCCCGCTCGAGGGCGAACGCTGGGAGAACATCTTCGCGGACGTCGAGCGCGTCATCATGCCGGGCATTACGCACTGGCAGAGCCCGCACATGCATGCCTACTTTCCGGCGCTTAACTCGTTCCCTTCGCTGCTCGGCGATATGTTGGCCGATGCTATCAACTGTCTTGGATTTACTTGG GCATCATCGCCCGCCTGCACCGAGCTGGAGTCGATTGTGATGAATTGGCTGGGCAAGATGATTGGATTGCCGGACTCGTTTCTGCATCTGCCCGGCACTAGCATGGGCGGCGGTGTGATTCAAACGACCGCCAGCGAGGCAACGCTCGTGTGTCTGCTGGCCGGGCGGACGATGGCCATTACACGGTTTCACGAGCATACGCCCGGGCTGCAGGATGCGGAAATCAACGCCCGGCTGGTGGCGTACTGCTCCGACCAGGCACACTCCAGCGTGGAGAAGGCGGCCCTAATCGGCTTAGTCCGGATGCGATTCATCGAGTCGGACGATCAACTCAGCCTCCGCGGCGATGCCTTGCGCGAGGCAATCGAGGAGGACATCAAGCAAGGGCTGATACCGTTCTGG GTGTGTGCCACGCTTGGTACCACCGGGGCGTGCGCCTTCGACCATCTGGACGAGATCAGCGAGGTGTGCGCACGCTACAACATCTGGCTGCACGTGGACGCGGCCTACGCCGGCAGTGCGTTCATCTGTCCCGAGTTTCGGGTGTGGCTGAAGGGCATCGAGAAAGCGGACTCGATCGCGTTCAATCCCTCCAAGTGGCTAATGGTGCACTTTGACTGCACCGCGATGTG GCTCAAGAACAGTGGCGCGCTGCACCGAACCTTTAACGTGGCTCCGCTGTATCTGCAGCACGAAAACTCGGGCCTCTCCATCGACTACATG CACTGGCAGATACCGCTGAGCAAGCGGTTCCGGGCGCTAAAGCTTTGGTTCGTGCTGCGCAGCTTCGGCACCCGGGGACTACAGAAGCACATTCGCGAGGGCGTCCGGCTAGCGCAAAAGTTCGAGGCACTCATCCTGGCAGACCACCGGTTCGAAATTCCGGCCACGCGCCATCTGGGCATGGTCGTGTTCCGGATCAAGGGCGAGAACGAGCTCACGGAGAAGCTGCTCAAGCGGCTGAACCAACGCGGACACATGCACGCAGTGCCGGCCTCGCTTAAGGGTCGCTACGTTATCCGTTTCACCGTCACTTCAACGTACACTACGAACGACGACATTCTGTCGGACTGGAACGAGATTCGCACTGTTACGACGGAGCTGCTGAGCGACCTGAACATACAGCAGGTCGATAAGCAGCGTGTATCGTTGAAGG ATACGCGCGAAAAGAACGAAGCGTTCGGATCGAGCCTTCTGCTCGCCAACTCGCCGATGTCGCCGAAGATCGTGAACGGCTCGTTTGCGGCCATCTTCGATGCGGACGAGTTCCTGGCGAAGGTGTACGCCGGCATACGCATCTCG AACCAGGACTCACCGGCGATGAGACGGCGCGTCCGGGGCATCCTCATGTCCGGCAAGCAGTTTTCGCTCGACTCGCGTATGGATCTGGTCGTGCACGGGATCGGTCCGGGTGAGGTGCGCAACGGCATCGAGTCGAAGGCCATTACCGAGGACCTGGAGGAGGTCTGGGAAG CTTGTGAGCAGATGGAGCTTTCTGACCAAG AGAACACACCGGAAGACAGCAACCTCCATCAACAGCGTCACCGATCCCCCTCTCCCCAACCACCACACTTCATCGAACCTCTCCCGATACTGCCTGTCGTCGGCCCGTCCCGGGGTCGCTCACAAAGTGTGGACACCGGCATTCTTCGTGTCCGTGCTAATGCCCCCGACGCCAGCTGGTTGTTGGAGCGCGAGGAAGCCCTAACCCGCTCCGAGCCGTGTGCCTCGACCGACTCCCTCACCAGCGCACCCTCACTCACTTCCCCAACACCCATTCCTCCTCCTACTCCACCACCCATCATAGCCACCCCTAAAGTGTCCTGCGAGTCTCAGCTCGACAGTATCGACGAAAACCGACCCTCGGAGAACTTCCCGCGCAGCAAGCGACGCTGCTCGGACAATTCGCACCTCTTCTCCCTTACCCGGCCCAACGTGTACCCCGAGAAGCGTCAGTCCGAACCGGCCATTCGGTGTGCCTTCTACAACCGTGGCTTCGAGATGCTCTGTCCACCgcgcccaccaccaccgaagCGGGTGCTCTCCCAGAACGATTTACCCCGGGCGCGGCATCTGCGACGACAAATATCGACCGTATCGGAGTTGAACCTTACCGACCCGGACGACGACTGGCGTCGGGCGAAACTGCTGGTCCCACCATTTCGCTACTGTATTGCGGACGAATCTGGACATTGCATCGATTTCGACACAATTCTGCCCTGTCCGGTAGCATCGATCGACGATGAGGCAATTTTGCGCGATGCGTTGCGGTTCGAGGAGAACTTTGTAGAGCGCTGTGAGCAGATCTGTCCCGAGCCGGATGCACTCTGTCTGGAGACGATCGAGGAGCGGGTGCTGGACGAGCTGACCTCTTCCGGGGGTGCCAGTGGGGGCGGAACCAGTTCAGACGATGAGCAGCAAGGTGAGGAAGTTATTTACGAGAATGTGAAGCATTGCAGGAAGTGTGGACATCAAAGGATTAAATTATAA
- the LOC120957839 gene encoding histidine decarboxylase isoform X2 — MDFDEYRVRGKEMVDYIADYLQNIRERRVLPDVQPGYMRSLIPESAPLEGERWENIFADVERVIMPGITHWQSPHMHAYFPALNSFPSLLGDMLADAINCLGFTWASSPACTELESIVMNWLGKMIGLPDSFLHLPGTSMGGGVIQTTASEATLVCLLAGRTMAITRFHEHTPGLQDAEINARLVAYCSDQAHSSVEKAALIGLVRMRFIESDDQLSLRGDALREAIEEDIKQGLIPFWVCATLGTTGACAFDHLDEISEVCARYNIWLHVDAAYAGSAFICPEFRVWLKGIEKADSIAFNPSKWLMVHFDCTAMWLKNSGALHRTFNVAPLYLQHENSGLSIDYMHWQIPLSKRFRALKLWFVLRSFGTRGLQKHIREGVRLAQKFEALILADHRFEIPATRHLGMVVFRIKGENELTEKLLKRLNQRGHMHAVPASLKGRYVIRFTVTSTYTTNDDILSDWNEIRTVTTELLSDLNIQQVDKQRVSLKDTREKNEAFGSSLLLANSPMSPKIVNGSFAAIFDADEFLAKVYAGIRISNQDSPAMRRRVRGILMSGKQFSLDSRMDLVVHGIGPGEVRNGIESKAITEDLEEVWEGTKGSL; from the exons ATGGATTTCGACGAATATCGAGTGCGAG gCAAGGAGATGGTGGACTACATCGCGGACTATCTGCAGAACATTCGCGAGCGGCGTGTCCTGCCGGACGTTCAGCCCGGGTACATGCGCAGCCTGATACCGGAGTCGGCCCCGCTCGAGGGCGAACGCTGGGAGAACATCTTCGCGGACGTCGAGCGCGTCATCATGCCGGGCATTACGCACTGGCAGAGCCCGCACATGCATGCCTACTTTCCGGCGCTTAACTCGTTCCCTTCGCTGCTCGGCGATATGTTGGCCGATGCTATCAACTGTCTTGGATTTACTTGG GCATCATCGCCCGCCTGCACCGAGCTGGAGTCGATTGTGATGAATTGGCTGGGCAAGATGATTGGATTGCCGGACTCGTTTCTGCATCTGCCCGGCACTAGCATGGGCGGCGGTGTGATTCAAACGACCGCCAGCGAGGCAACGCTCGTGTGTCTGCTGGCCGGGCGGACGATGGCCATTACACGGTTTCACGAGCATACGCCCGGGCTGCAGGATGCGGAAATCAACGCCCGGCTGGTGGCGTACTGCTCCGACCAGGCACACTCCAGCGTGGAGAAGGCGGCCCTAATCGGCTTAGTCCGGATGCGATTCATCGAGTCGGACGATCAACTCAGCCTCCGCGGCGATGCCTTGCGCGAGGCAATCGAGGAGGACATCAAGCAAGGGCTGATACCGTTCTGG GTGTGTGCCACGCTTGGTACCACCGGGGCGTGCGCCTTCGACCATCTGGACGAGATCAGCGAGGTGTGCGCACGCTACAACATCTGGCTGCACGTGGACGCGGCCTACGCCGGCAGTGCGTTCATCTGTCCCGAGTTTCGGGTGTGGCTGAAGGGCATCGAGAAAGCGGACTCGATCGCGTTCAATCCCTCCAAGTGGCTAATGGTGCACTTTGACTGCACCGCGATGTG GCTCAAGAACAGTGGCGCGCTGCACCGAACCTTTAACGTGGCTCCGCTGTATCTGCAGCACGAAAACTCGGGCCTCTCCATCGACTACATG CACTGGCAGATACCGCTGAGCAAGCGGTTCCGGGCGCTAAAGCTTTGGTTCGTGCTGCGCAGCTTCGGCACCCGGGGACTACAGAAGCACATTCGCGAGGGCGTCCGGCTAGCGCAAAAGTTCGAGGCACTCATCCTGGCAGACCACCGGTTCGAAATTCCGGCCACGCGCCATCTGGGCATGGTCGTGTTCCGGATCAAGGGCGAGAACGAGCTCACGGAGAAGCTGCTCAAGCGGCTGAACCAACGCGGACACATGCACGCAGTGCCGGCCTCGCTTAAGGGTCGCTACGTTATCCGTTTCACCGTCACTTCAACGTACACTACGAACGACGACATTCTGTCGGACTGGAACGAGATTCGCACTGTTACGACGGAGCTGCTGAGCGACCTGAACATACAGCAGGTCGATAAGCAGCGTGTATCGTTGAAGG ATACGCGCGAAAAGAACGAAGCGTTCGGATCGAGCCTTCTGCTCGCCAACTCGCCGATGTCGCCGAAGATCGTGAACGGCTCGTTTGCGGCCATCTTCGATGCGGACGAGTTCCTGGCGAAGGTGTACGCCGGCATACGCATCTCG AACCAGGACTCACCGGCGATGAGACGGCGCGTCCGGGGCATCCTCATGTCCGGCAAGCAGTTTTCGCTCGACTCGCGTATGGATCTGGTCGTGCACGGGATCGGTCCGGGTGAGGTGCGCAACGGCATCGAGTCGAAGGCCATTACCGAGGACCTGGAGGAGGTCTGGGAAGGTACGAAGGGAAG CTTGTGA